One Helianthus annuus cultivar XRQ/B chromosome 12, HanXRQr2.0-SUNRISE, whole genome shotgun sequence genomic region harbors:
- the LOC110893294 gene encoding uncharacterized protein LOC110893294, producing MANRTVYEQATTGFTGVNSPITLPNIPNDRSWRIPSYIMTAISNSCQFHGRDDEDAPAHINRITRLCSTFSIKGVNLDARFLQIFPFSLVGRAAVWFDSQPVGTFTTWAGLRDAFLAKYFPPAKASRLRDQIHSFRMEPDEPYHLAWERFQTLISRCSQHGLSDWALVEKFYNGLTPEIRARFDTSAGGQLMGKKTVAECNDLFQSFAHSDMDYSTTSRTSIPVHTTSAGRGVNQVSLDPSVAATIVERVREKLRQEMRQELSEIKKKVDRCEVCRGGHDTIECPTLTLEQVEFIAGQSRGQFSKNNNLFNSSWQGSGSSSGYRPSGDPPGFPSSQYQSRGTDLYQSGQYSGSSRQFASGGSTQEGHGSGKAPEGSLSRLEEMFAQMMTQNQAFVKSQEQTNKNHELQLKSQQSTLLDLQRTVGDIARQLRESPSGQFSGTTHPVNHSVKAITTRSGVSLGEVARESTELESDAEVDEEIEMEAPGKVQHRLGPASTAHTEEPQVEKKVEKQPVRARATPVIDYSRLPFPALSQ from the exons ATGGCGAATCGCACAGTCTACGAGCAGGCGACCACTGGTTTCACCGGTGTGAATTCCCCCATCACCCTTCCGAACATCCCGAATGATAGGTCTTGGCGGATTCCTTCCTACATCATGACAGCCATCAGCAATTCATGCCAGTTTCATGGACGTGACGACGAGGATGCACCCGCTCACATCAACCGCATCACTCGTCTTTGCAGCACCTTCTCCATTAAGGGGGTGAACCTCGATGCTCGATTTCTTCAGATCTTTCCATTCTCACTCGTTGGACGCGCAGCCGTCTGGTTCGATTCTCAGCCAGTGGGCACTTTCACCACTTGGGCAGGTCTTCGCGATGCTTTCTTAGCCAAGTACTTTCCACCAGCCAAGGCGTCTCGCCTTCGTGATCAGATCCACTCCTTCCGCATGGAGCCTGATGAGCCGTACCACTTGGCGTGGGAGCGTTTTCAGACTTTGATCTCCCGTTGTTCTCAGCATGGTCTATCCGATTGGGCGTTAGTTGAAAAATTCTACAATGGTCTTACTCCTGAGATTAGAGCTCGTTTCGATACTTCAGCAGGAGGGCAGCTTATGGGCAAAAAGACAGTAGCTGAGTGCAATGATTTGTTTCAAAGTTTTGCCCATTCAGATATGGATTACAGCACTACCAGCAGGACTTCCATTCCTGTTCATACCACCTCGGCCGGTCGAGGGGTAAACCAAGTTAGCTTGGATCCATCGGTAGCTGCTACTATAGTCGAGAGAGTTAGAGAGAAGTTGAGGCAAGAGATGAGGCAAGAGCTGAGTGAGATTAAGAAGAAAGTTGATAGGTGTGAGGTCTGTAGGGGAGGTCACGATACGATTGAGTGTCCCACACTTACGTTGGAGCAGGTTGAGTTCATAGCCGGTCAGTCTAGGGGTCAATTTAGTAAGAATAATAATCTTTTTAACTCCAGCTGGCAGGGTAGTGGTAGTAGTAGTGGATACCGCCCTTCAGGCGATCCCCCTGGTTTTCCATCGAGTCAGTATCAAAGTAGAGGGACTGATTTATATCAGAGTGGTCAGTATAGTGGTTCGAGTAGGCAGTTTGCTAGTGGAGGGTCGACTCAGGAGGGTCACGGCAGTGGCAAGGCTCCTGAGGGTAGTCTGAGCAGGTTGGAGGAGATGTTCGCTCAGATGATGACGCAGAATCAGGCGTTCGTTAAAAGTCAGGAGCAGACTAATAAAAACCACGAACTTCAGCTCAAGAGTCAGCAGTCTACTCTTTTAGACCTTCAGAGGACAGTAGGGGATATAGCTAGGCAGTTGAGAGAGTCCCCCTCTGGTCAGTTTTCAGGTACCACTCACCCGGTTAACCATTCTGTGAAAGCCATCACTACTCGTAGTGGGGTGAGTCTAGGAGAGGTCGCGAGAGAGAGTACTGAGTTAGAGAGTGATGCTGAGGTAGATGAGGAGATAGAGATGGAGGCCCCAGGTAAGGTGCAACATAGGCTAggcccagcaagtaccgcacataCCGAGGAGCCTCAGGTTGAGAAGAAAGTGGAGAAGCAGCCGGTTAGGGCTAGGGCGACACCAGTGATTGATTACTCCCGTCTTCCGTTTCCCGccct TTCACAGTAA